A single genomic interval of Chitinophaga sp. 180180018-3 harbors:
- a CDS encoding PKD-like family lipoprotein, whose protein sequence is MKKNLKYIRSIYALLLVVFALGGCVKDKSTHDLINLNKVEIVDSDTSTRIILQFDTLRIEPIIRQSIPTADSAFNYSWYIRDAAGQKPIIVLDSTRSLKKAIGVPTGSYTVVFEVTEKRTGVMVMKFFPLTVTDRLGTGWLLLEEKDNKGDISVIIPNGEVFHNVYSDLNRGYDLKLPLRQIEITETYSGKKIEILSENDAIQLDYQAMIKQAQFNDYFWSAPQIVKPQYIKSLSLSTKIFINNGLLHMYIEGGFPGDVKYLSELPFINDKGTDYALAPFAIKGPESWDGLTAFSSAYYDTKAKGFVYVTNATVLPTMASFNAPAATAAFDMRSIGMDLLNLDRGYTDQYYNAVFKDNTGNLFIYQINLKVDEPAVGKSAVAEGLKGSTFFVSSQSNQFIYFFKDNIAYLYDIPQNSYGVAGRITPGETITKVKILSNQLLVATWDGTQGHFYIYNINPRGDITLSNKFSDFGKVIDFAYKS, encoded by the coding sequence ATGAAAAAAAATCTTAAATATATCAGGAGTATATATGCTCTTCTGCTAGTAGTTTTCGCTTTGGGGGGGTGCGTGAAAGATAAGAGCACACACGATTTGATTAATCTTAATAAAGTAGAGATCGTAGATTCAGACACCAGTACACGTATCATTCTTCAATTTGATACATTGCGTATTGAACCCATTATCCGGCAAAGCATACCGACAGCCGATTCTGCTTTCAATTACAGTTGGTATATCCGGGATGCTGCCGGACAAAAACCTATTATCGTTCTGGATAGTACAAGAAGTCTGAAAAAAGCCATAGGTGTACCAACCGGTAGTTATACAGTCGTGTTTGAGGTGACGGAAAAGAGGACGGGAGTAATGGTAATGAAATTTTTTCCACTGACAGTCACAGACAGGCTTGGTACAGGATGGTTGCTACTTGAAGAGAAGGATAACAAGGGAGATATTTCGGTGATTATCCCAAATGGTGAGGTGTTTCATAACGTATACTCTGATCTGAATCGTGGGTACGACCTAAAACTTCCCCTGCGTCAAATTGAGATTACGGAGACCTATTCAGGTAAGAAGATCGAGATTTTGTCGGAGAATGATGCCATACAACTGGATTACCAAGCAATGATTAAACAAGCTCAGTTCAATGACTACTTCTGGAGTGCCCCACAAATTGTGAAGCCTCAGTACATTAAGAGTCTTTCGCTTAGTACTAAAATATTCATCAACAACGGTTTGTTGCATATGTATATTGAAGGAGGATTTCCAGGAGATGTGAAGTATCTATCCGAGTTGCCTTTCATAAATGATAAAGGTACGGACTATGCACTGGCACCTTTTGCGATAAAGGGACCTGAATCATGGGATGGCCTTACGGCTTTTAGTAGTGCATACTACGATACCAAAGCAAAGGGTTTTGTATATGTAACTAATGCTACTGTGCTTCCAACTATGGCCTCCTTTAATGCACCAGCGGCTACTGCGGCATTTGATATGAGAAGTATCGGCATGGACCTGCTGAATCTGGATAGAGGGTATACTGATCAGTATTACAATGCTGTGTTCAAAGACAATACTGGAAACTTATTTATATATCAGATCAACCTGAAAGTTGACGAGCCTGCCGTTGGAAAATCGGCGGTAGCGGAGGGCCTCAAAGGTAGTACTTTTTTTGTCAGCTCTCAATCCAATCAGTTTATCTACTTCTTTAAAGATAACATTGCGTACCTATATGATATTCCTCAAAATTCTTATGGGGTTGCTGGAAGAATTACGCCAGGCGAGACAATCACCAAAGTAAAGATTTTGTCGAATCAGTTATTGGTAGCAACATGGGATGGTACCCAAGGGCACTTTTATATTTATAACATCAATCCTCGCGGTGATATTACCCTGTCCAATAAATTCAGTGACTTTGGTAAGGTTATCGATTTTGCATATAAGTCCTGA
- a CDS encoding RagB/SusD family nutrient uptake outer membrane protein — MRNIILLLAFTFLCASCTKWLEVQPSSQISEDRQFSTEDGFKDALIGVYQKMSQPTLYGQELSFGFVDVLAQNYTNPASSTSHTYMYVARYMYTDAGVQGTVGNIWGELYGSIAQVNYILKHVDNQKGLFTGINYNVIKGEALALRAYLHFDLLRLFGNFNKPDALSIPYMKDFTVVPQASISARQVMAECLSDLKAAEDLLIKDKDLIHQPASGDNFLAFRKNRLNYWAIRGLTSRISLYAGNKDGAFLAAKDIIDNGGFTFLKPSDINGNTSEMDRTASMEHVFAIYVSNLKLLTDAVFKTPTATGGANTTLLVSDMRKRELFTATADIRLNPAFWSDSRGIIYYSKLWQDDNSAENIRRRIPLIKLSELYLIAAETAPSLAEKITYFNKLRDARIDVLLSSNTNEVALKSAIDMEYRKDFICEGQLFYYYKRQNTASISGSVTGPMSDEKYVLPKPVQEIEFGK; from the coding sequence ATGAGAAACATAATTTTATTGCTAGCATTCACTTTTTTATGCGCCTCTTGTACTAAATGGCTGGAGGTCCAGCCTTCTTCACAGATTTCTGAAGACAGGCAGTTTAGCACAGAAGATGGGTTCAAGGATGCCTTGATCGGAGTATATCAAAAAATGTCACAACCGACTTTATATGGTCAGGAATTGTCATTTGGATTTGTTGATGTATTGGCACAAAACTACACTAACCCTGCCAGTAGCACCAGCCATACGTATATGTATGTTGCCCGATATATGTATACTGACGCCGGTGTTCAGGGTACAGTTGGTAATATCTGGGGAGAACTGTATGGTTCAATTGCTCAGGTAAATTATATTCTTAAACATGTTGATAACCAAAAGGGGCTATTTACTGGTATAAACTACAATGTGATAAAAGGTGAGGCATTGGCACTCCGAGCCTATCTCCATTTTGACCTATTGCGTTTGTTCGGAAATTTCAATAAGCCTGATGCTCTATCAATCCCTTATATGAAGGATTTTACCGTTGTGCCACAAGCATCTATTTCTGCTAGGCAGGTAATGGCAGAATGTCTTTCAGATCTCAAGGCAGCAGAGGATCTCCTAATAAAGGATAAGGACCTAATACATCAACCTGCTTCTGGCGATAACTTTCTGGCATTCAGAAAAAATCGATTAAACTACTGGGCAATAAGGGGGCTCACTTCGCGTATCTCCCTATACGCTGGCAACAAGGACGGCGCATTCCTTGCAGCAAAGGATATAATTGATAATGGTGGCTTCACTTTTTTGAAACCGTCAGACATCAATGGTAATACTTCAGAGATGGATCGTACTGCTTCTATGGAGCATGTGTTTGCCATTTATGTTTCTAACCTGAAGTTGCTTACCGATGCAGTTTTTAAAACACCGACAGCAACTGGTGGGGCCAATACGACATTGCTTGTTTCAGATATGCGCAAACGCGAACTGTTTACCGCCACTGCTGACATTAGGTTGAATCCGGCTTTCTGGTCAGATAGCAGAGGAATCATCTACTATTCAAAACTTTGGCAAGACGATAACAGTGCCGAAAATATCCGTAGAAGAATCCCGCTTATCAAATTATCTGAGTTATATCTGATAGCAGCAGAAACGGCACCTTCACTTGCGGAAAAGATTACATATTTCAACAAGCTTCGGGATGCCCGGATAGATGTTTTGCTATCCAGTAATACTAACGAGGTCGCACTGAAATCAGCTATCGATATGGAATATAGGAAGGACTTTATTTGCGAAGGGCAACTTTTTTATTATTATAAACGGCAAAATACTGCTAGTATTTCTGGTAGTGTAACCGGACCGATGTCGGATGAAAAGTACGTTCTTCCTAAGCCAGTTCAGGAAATTGAATTTGGAAAATGA
- a CDS encoding helix-turn-helix domain-containing protein gives MIKPKNRSECPISCSLDIWGDKWSLLIIRDLMFSKTCTYGDFLKSPERIATNILATRLQMLEENDLIEKLEHPDSKAKVLYRLKRKGVDLLPVLVEIHLWAEKYLSIPEDRKALLLAIKKDKAKFINDTIEELDS, from the coding sequence ATGATAAAACCCAAAAATAGATCTGAGTGTCCGATTAGTTGCTCACTTGATATATGGGGAGATAAATGGTCACTACTGATTATCAGAGACTTAATGTTCTCTAAAACATGTACTTATGGCGATTTTTTAAAGTCCCCTGAGAGAATTGCTACCAATATCCTGGCTACAAGGCTTCAGATGCTGGAGGAGAATGACTTGATCGAGAAATTGGAGCATCCAGACAGTAAAGCCAAAGTTCTATATAGATTGAAAAGAAAAGGTGTTGATCTGCTTCCTGTTTTGGTAGAAATACATCTATGGGCTGAAAAGTATTTATCAATCCCAGAGGACAGAAAAGCATTATTATTGGCTATAAAGAAAGACAAAGCAAAATTTATAAATGATACAATAGAAGAACTAGACAGTTGA
- a CDS encoding SusC/RagA family TonB-linked outer membrane protein, whose amino-acid sequence MKILCSYASFRRRKINPPLLKCTFFLSIMLLLLLVRLDSVAQTVTFSGKDAQFKHVLLEVEKQTGFLFIYPDAEIQKAKPVTVRAKNAPLDSFLQMIFNDQPFSYSKKGKNIVIEPLRSDRNISGQGKNEAESQQTKIIGRITDENGVSIIGATIMVKETNNGITSDANGQFAIDVATGQTLVISCIGYLRREIQIKNGSNLEIILQTSTNTLNNVVVTGLYERRKDSYTGSAQTFTKKDLTRASASNVFNALRSLDPSFQMPDNIQMGANPNARQEILMRGGNSLGNLGGGNTADVFNYTKSPNTPLFIMDGFEVPQQRIADLDINRIKSVTLLKDASATAIYGSRAANGVVVVETIRPEPGKLRMNYTGSIVNEFADLKGYDMLNAAEKLQLEKDGGVYSGGAFGQLPYVQEQQRVLYSYRRALVEKGNNTDWKTKPVRNGIGYNNNLYIEGGNDAVTYGMTGTYNYTAGVMKGSDRKNVSGNTYLAYRTGKLLFRNDFTINYTTSNNSPYGSFSTYVDLNPYWSPYDANGQYVMYLEDIYHTNGNLLSRVMNPMYDLRLHTIDKAMAQSFVNNFFTQWQVLSWLRLSGRLAYTKANNEADKFLPGTHSSFANIPADRFYEKGSYTKSYGRSSTLDATLSLDFNKSFGKNIIYASSGSTLRDERLFTETYNLIGFPNDRLDNLLQGAYPRNGEKPQGMDGINRLLGFFTNVSLVHDERYLMDLSYRVDGSSQFGADRRFAPFWSVGGGWNIHNEAFLKDNSNIKQLKLRYSYGYTGSSNFASYLGLTTSKYYDNQEYLYQIGTYLMGYGNSKLQWQQTLKQNFGADFNLFDKLQGSVDIFTEKTKGAVISVTTAPSTGFTTYMDNLGDIVSKGYEARLTYTILNRPGTRDNWTVFATAMHVANKIERISNSLKALNKQNADSMSVSPLPRYEEGRSTTAIWAVPSLGIDPSTGSEIFVNRAGKRTTNYNPLDQIIVGDTRPKLQGTFGTNLEIRGIGLNLFFEYRIGGDAYNETLASRVENADITKNVDRRVYDDRWRHPGDHTFFKGIVTVDGVTVTSTTFNTSRFVQKDNWLSLRNASVYYRFTDKLNKTLRLNDTKVTLFAGQLFWLSSIKQERGLDYPFSRSYTLQLNTTF is encoded by the coding sequence ATGAAAATTTTATGTTCTTATGCCTCCTTCCGCCGAAGGAAAATCAATCCACCTCTTCTCAAGTGTACATTCTTTTTGAGCATTATGCTTCTCTTGTTACTGGTCCGGTTGGATAGCGTTGCTCAAACGGTAACATTTTCGGGTAAAGATGCACAATTTAAACACGTTCTATTAGAGGTAGAAAAACAAACTGGATTTCTTTTCATTTATCCCGACGCTGAGATCCAGAAAGCCAAACCAGTAACCGTACGTGCAAAAAATGCTCCTCTCGACAGTTTCCTTCAAATGATTTTCAATGATCAACCTTTCAGTTATAGTAAGAAAGGGAAAAATATTGTAATCGAGCCGTTAAGGTCAGACCGTAATATAAGTGGTCAGGGTAAAAATGAAGCTGAAAGTCAACAAACCAAGATCATTGGTAGAATCACAGATGAAAATGGGGTATCGATTATAGGTGCGACAATCATGGTCAAAGAAACTAATAACGGTATTACATCAGATGCAAATGGTCAGTTTGCTATTGATGTAGCAACCGGGCAAACTCTGGTAATATCATGTATTGGATATCTAAGAAGAGAGATTCAAATTAAAAACGGAAGCAACCTGGAAATTATTTTGCAGACTTCTACTAATACTCTCAACAATGTGGTAGTTACAGGTCTTTATGAGCGTCGGAAGGATTCATATACTGGTTCTGCACAAACATTCACCAAAAAGGACTTAACCAGAGCATCCGCTTCTAATGTATTCAACGCGCTCAGATCCCTTGATCCTTCCTTCCAAATGCCTGATAACATTCAAATGGGAGCCAATCCAAATGCGCGACAAGAGATCCTCATGCGCGGTGGCAACAGCCTTGGAAATCTGGGTGGTGGTAATACTGCTGATGTGTTCAATTACACCAAAAGTCCCAATACACCACTTTTCATTATGGACGGATTCGAGGTACCACAACAGCGCATTGCAGACCTTGACATCAACCGTATAAAGAGTGTCACGTTGCTCAAAGATGCGTCAGCGACTGCCATATACGGCTCTAGAGCAGCGAACGGAGTTGTAGTTGTGGAAACGATTCGTCCTGAACCCGGAAAACTGAGAATGAATTATACAGGAAGCATTGTAAATGAATTTGCCGATCTCAAAGGCTATGACATGCTTAACGCAGCTGAAAAACTGCAATTGGAAAAGGACGGGGGTGTATATAGTGGTGGCGCATTCGGACAATTGCCCTATGTTCAAGAACAACAAAGAGTGCTTTATAGCTACCGTCGGGCACTCGTTGAAAAAGGGAATAATACTGACTGGAAGACTAAACCTGTACGCAATGGTATCGGCTATAATAACAACCTGTATATTGAGGGAGGAAATGATGCCGTCACGTACGGAATGACCGGCACTTATAATTATACGGCGGGCGTGATGAAAGGGTCAGACCGTAAAAATGTTTCGGGTAACACTTACCTGGCCTACCGCACAGGAAAATTACTTTTCCGAAACGATTTTACAATAAATTACACTACTTCCAACAATTCACCATACGGAAGTTTCAGTACATATGTAGACCTTAATCCATACTGGTCTCCCTACGATGCCAATGGACAGTATGTTATGTATTTGGAAGATATTTATCACACAAACGGAAACCTTCTTTCCAGGGTAATGAACCCCATGTATGATCTTAGGCTTCATACAATAGACAAGGCTATGGCACAAAGCTTTGTCAATAACTTTTTTACCCAATGGCAGGTATTGTCATGGTTGAGGCTTTCGGGAAGACTGGCCTACACCAAAGCCAACAATGAGGCCGATAAGTTCCTGCCAGGAACACACAGTTCTTTTGCGAATATTCCCGCTGACCGCTTTTATGAAAAAGGTTCCTATACTAAATCGTATGGCAGATCGAGTACCCTCGATGCTACACTTTCCCTTGATTTTAATAAGTCATTCGGCAAAAATATAATTTACGCATCTTCAGGATCTACTCTCAGAGACGAGAGACTATTCACTGAAACTTATAATTTAATTGGATTCCCCAATGACCGCCTAGACAACCTTCTTCAAGGTGCATATCCAAGAAACGGCGAGAAACCACAAGGTATGGACGGCATAAATCGTTTATTGGGTTTTTTTACCAACGTAAGCCTGGTACATGATGAACGTTATTTAATGGATCTCTCGTATCGAGTAGATGGATCATCCCAGTTTGGTGCAGATAGACGATTCGCCCCATTCTGGAGTGTAGGAGGAGGTTGGAATATTCACAATGAAGCCTTTCTTAAAGATAATAGCAACATCAAGCAGCTGAAATTGCGTTACTCTTATGGATATACTGGCTCCTCAAATTTTGCCAGCTATCTAGGGCTTACTACCAGTAAGTATTATGATAATCAGGAGTATCTCTATCAAATCGGTACCTACTTGATGGGATATGGCAACAGTAAACTTCAATGGCAGCAAACACTCAAACAGAATTTTGGTGCCGACTTTAATTTGTTTGACAAACTGCAAGGCTCAGTAGACATCTTTACTGAAAAGACTAAGGGCGCTGTAATTTCTGTAACCACTGCGCCATCCACAGGATTTACCACATATATGGACAACCTTGGGGATATAGTTTCCAAGGGGTATGAAGCAAGGCTTACCTATACAATTCTTAACCGACCGGGCACCAGGGATAATTGGACAGTTTTTGCTACCGCCATGCACGTAGCTAATAAGATTGAAAGAATTTCTAATTCATTGAAAGCCCTTAACAAGCAAAATGCGGACTCCATGTCGGTGTCCCCGCTTCCTCGTTATGAAGAAGGCCGCAGTACCACAGCCATTTGGGCTGTCCCATCTTTGGGCATCGATCCTTCAACTGGTAGTGAGATTTTTGTTAATCGTGCTGGAAAAAGGACAACCAATTACAATCCACTCGACCAAATCATCGTAGGAGATACTCGACCCAAATTGCAAGGTACCTTCGGGACCAACCTTGAAATCCGTGGTATCGGCCTGAATCTGTTCTTTGAATATCGAATTGGAGGGGACGCATACAATGAAACATTGGCGTCGCGAGTGGAAAATGCAGACATTACAAAAAACGTGGACAGGAGGGTATATGATGATAGGTGGCGCCATCCGGGTGATCACACCTTCTTCAAGGGAATTGTGACAGTAGACGGTGTTACAGTGACCAGCACAACATTTAACACATCCCGATTCGTGCAAAAGGACAACTGGCTGAGTCTCCGAAACGCAAGTGTATACTATCGTTTCACCGACAAACTCAATAAGACACTGCGCCTCAATGATACAAAGGTTACGCTGTTTGCTGGGCAGCTTTTCTGGTTGTCTTCCATTAAACAGGAAAGAGGATTAGATTATCCATTTTCCCGGAGCTATACGCTACAATTAAACACCACTTTTTAA
- a CDS encoding SDR family NAD(P)-dependent oxidoreductase encodes MKIEDKTILITGGASGIGLEAAKQFLSIGCKVIITGRNEQKLKLAKQKFPMLITIKSDVANEEDALSLLKQVSDLGGIDILYNNAGVSTPPINLGKPDPMHYDKATYEMNINYLGIIRLNNIFIDMLNSRKEPAIINTTSILSYVPANLAPTYSATKVALRFYTETLRSHLQMLNSDIKVFELLPPLVATEMAEGMDAKAIKPEQLVKGLITGLKNDNLTIRVGATKAIYFLSRFFPRLAFKLINPLKYSNLLK; translated from the coding sequence ATGAAAATAGAGGATAAAACCATATTGATTACAGGTGGCGCATCAGGCATTGGTTTGGAGGCTGCTAAACAATTTCTGAGCATCGGCTGTAAAGTCATTATTACAGGTAGAAACGAGCAAAAACTGAAACTGGCAAAACAAAAATTTCCAATGTTAATTACTATTAAAAGTGATGTAGCCAATGAAGAAGATGCTTTATCACTTTTGAAACAAGTAAGCGACTTGGGAGGTATAGATATTCTATATAATAATGCGGGTGTCAGCACGCCCCCCATTAATTTAGGTAAACCAGATCCCATGCATTACGATAAAGCGACATATGAAATGAACATAAATTATCTAGGGATCATCCGACTGAACAATATCTTTATAGATATGTTGAATTCGAGAAAAGAGCCTGCCATAATAAATACGACCTCGATTTTAAGCTATGTGCCGGCAAACCTCGCGCCTACGTATTCAGCGACAAAAGTCGCTTTGCGATTTTATACTGAAACATTGAGAAGCCACTTACAAATGCTGAATAGCGATATTAAGGTTTTCGAACTTCTACCGCCGCTTGTTGCAACTGAAATGGCAGAGGGAATGGACGCTAAGGCAATAAAACCCGAACAATTAGTTAAAGGTCTTATTACTGGGCTCAAAAATGACAATCTTACTATTCGGGTGGGTGCTACGAAAGCCATATATTTTCTCAGTCGGTTTTTCCCGAGGCTAGCATTCAAATTAATTAATCCTTTAAAGTATTCAAACCTACTGAAATAG
- a CDS encoding DUF4843 domain-containing protein codes for MKIISSIIATILLFFITVIFTECKKGERLMYKNAPLVYFSGSVPAALGDSLPYSFVVRPDTVTKDTVTLRFRISGFAADKDRSVNVQIDQSTTAKQGTHFDISPAVIKAGSYTAEMYVILHRTPDLKEKTFLINLVIDKSPEFDVGLGNSDLRIFVTDQLLMPSDWPDFIYGPYSRVKHQFMVEHLNSIKITESLGAQLSEMLAILQKMRLELLKYESVNGPLMDENGERVTFPSF; via the coding sequence ATGAAAATTATCTCCTCCATTATAGCAACCATTCTGCTTTTTTTTATAACCGTCATTTTTACCGAATGTAAGAAAGGTGAAAGGTTAATGTATAAAAATGCACCATTGGTTTATTTCTCCGGCTCAGTTCCCGCTGCGCTTGGAGACAGCCTGCCGTATAGCTTTGTTGTACGGCCTGATACCGTCACCAAGGACACTGTGACACTGCGTTTTAGAATCAGCGGCTTTGCGGCTGATAAGGACAGAAGCGTGAATGTTCAGATTGATCAAAGTACAACGGCAAAGCAAGGTACGCACTTTGATATTTCACCTGCCGTAATTAAAGCCGGTTCATATACCGCAGAAATGTATGTTATTCTCCACCGAACACCAGATTTGAAAGAAAAAACTTTTCTTATTAACCTGGTGATCGATAAATCACCAGAATTTGATGTGGGATTAGGTAACTCAGATCTGCGGATATTCGTGACTGATCAGCTATTAATGCCAAGTGACTGGCCGGATTTTATTTATGGTCCTTATTCCAGGGTAAAGCATCAATTCATGGTGGAGCATCTAAACTCAATCAAGATTACTGAAAGCCTTGGTGCGCAGCTTTCTGAAATGCTCGCTATTCTGCAAAAGATGAGATTGGAGCTATTGAAATATGAATCTGTTAATGGACCATTGATGGACGAGAATGGGGAGAGAGTCACATTCCCATCATTTTAA
- a CDS encoding alpha/beta hydrolase, with translation MTNTAIATETQYANIDSKRIAYRIIGKGAPIILSNRFRGTLDTWDPLFLDLLAETNTVITFDYSGIGYSEGELPLGIKEVAAQAVKLADHLSIDKFHVGGWSYGGVVAQYTTFLYPTRILSTVVIGSNPMGKRDIPTSPLFLERALKPIQDFDDMFVLFFEPKSEKSRTAAQTSWGRIAQGIDRSKLPSAPEVLQRYFAVFPEVAEDNDNFRELYQTLEIPVLVISGDHDISFAVENWLPLLQKAPSVQHIILPSTGHAPHFQYPEISTGYIKNFLNNGKTK, from the coding sequence ATGACAAATACAGCCATAGCAACGGAAACTCAATATGCAAATATTGATAGTAAAAGAATTGCCTATCGGATAATAGGCAAAGGCGCACCAATCATCTTATCAAATAGATTTAGAGGAACATTGGACACATGGGACCCTCTTTTCCTTGATTTATTGGCTGAAACCAATACTGTGATAACTTTCGATTACTCAGGTATTGGTTATTCGGAAGGAGAATTACCATTGGGTATTAAAGAGGTAGCTGCCCAGGCAGTAAAACTTGCTGATCATCTCAGTATTGATAAGTTCCACGTAGGAGGATGGTCATATGGTGGTGTGGTGGCACAATACACAACTTTTCTATATCCAACTAGAATATTGAGTACCGTAGTTATTGGAAGTAATCCAATGGGTAAACGAGATATTCCGACTTCCCCCCTGTTTCTGGAAAGGGCATTAAAACCAATTCAAGATTTTGATGATATGTTCGTGTTGTTCTTTGAACCGAAATCCGAAAAAAGCAGAACAGCTGCACAAACATCATGGGGTAGAATTGCCCAAGGAATTGATCGGTCAAAACTGCCCTCAGCTCCAGAGGTTTTACAACGATATTTTGCTGTATTCCCAGAAGTGGCAGAAGACAATGACAATTTCAGGGAGTTGTATCAAACATTAGAGATCCCAGTATTAGTAATTTCTGGCGACCATGATATTTCATTCGCAGTAGAGAATTGGCTTCCTTTACTCCAAAAAGCGCCTTCTGTACAGCATATAATTCTCCCTAGTACAGGGCACGCTCCTCATTTTCAATATCCAGAAATTTCAACTGGGTATATAAAAAACTTTTTAAATAACGGAAAAACCAAATAA
- a CDS encoding sigma-70 family RNA polymerase sigma factor produces the protein MPASRTYDETVILSKLSLGDEAAFEIVFQRLLAPLHYYALKLVNDNAEAEDMVSLAFHKLLEGKKEFKSFVALRSYLFTVIRRQCIDLFRHRQVVDNVHQEISRDLISDEGYVEAKLFQTELMRVIYEEMQQLPAKYRDILQWTFIEELTPADMALRLGVTEGHIRADRSRGLVLLRNALKNKGLFSAAIYLYIIWLQRN, from the coding sequence TTGCCTGCATCGCGTACATATGATGAAACAGTAATTCTCTCTAAATTGAGCCTTGGAGATGAAGCCGCTTTTGAAATAGTTTTTCAGAGACTTTTAGCTCCCCTACATTATTATGCTCTCAAGCTCGTAAATGATAACGCAGAAGCGGAGGACATGGTAAGTCTCGCCTTTCATAAATTGTTGGAGGGGAAGAAAGAATTCAAAAGCTTCGTGGCCTTACGCAGCTATCTTTTTACTGTCATTAGAAGGCAATGTATCGATCTTTTCCGGCATAGGCAGGTAGTCGATAACGTACATCAAGAAATATCCCGCGATCTTATTTCAGATGAGGGATATGTGGAAGCGAAGCTTTTTCAAACAGAGCTTATGAGAGTCATTTATGAAGAAATGCAACAATTGCCGGCTAAATATCGTGACATATTACAATGGACCTTCATAGAGGAACTTACACCTGCCGATATGGCTTTGCGCCTTGGTGTAACTGAAGGACATATTAGGGCAGATAGGTCCAGAGGTTTGGTGCTATTGCGTAACGCATTGAAAAATAAGGGATTATTTAGCGCAGCTATTTATCTGTACATTATATGGCTACAACGGAATTAG
- a CDS encoding FecR domain-containing protein has product MMERTEHQFQQILELLKKRATGGTITSEELTILNNWLHSNQYNEELWNNLSSSSWMEHEIKTYARVDQESVRKKIVILRSSRVKPRIRRLLPQISWSIAAAVLVAIGAFWWFNYNSRHNEPTLVNVQQEKILPGMNGALLTLADGSSISLDSIKNGTITTSGGVTAKVNNGTLQYIGHTNELTFNKVSTPKGRQFTVQLPDGSLALLNSASSIRYPMTFIGSIRDIEITGEVYFDVKQNAKQPFIVNTDRGLRIEVLGTKFNINSYNNEPVIKTTLIDGKVRLTTGAQNSNATLLPGQQAQYNQPGDAGAKISIQQLDQPGLDRVLAWKNGLFIFNNDKLPDIMRQLERWYDISVIYGQHIPVRTFSGKIYRDVPLSELLDIFQGMGVKFALDGRTLTVEEE; this is encoded by the coding sequence ATGATGGAACGGACAGAACATCAATTTCAACAGATTCTTGAGCTACTGAAAAAGAGGGCCACCGGGGGAACAATTACTTCGGAGGAATTGACCATCCTAAATAATTGGTTGCACTCCAACCAATACAACGAAGAACTTTGGAATAACTTATCTTCAAGCTCTTGGATGGAGCATGAGATAAAGACCTATGCTCGAGTAGATCAGGAAAGTGTTAGAAAGAAAATTGTAATCTTACGTTCCTCACGAGTTAAGCCACGTATACGCCGTCTTCTTCCACAGATCAGCTGGTCGATAGCTGCTGCTGTCCTGGTGGCCATTGGTGCCTTCTGGTGGTTTAACTATAACAGTAGGCACAATGAACCAACTCTCGTAAATGTACAACAGGAAAAAATTCTACCGGGAATGAACGGCGCGCTACTCACATTGGCAGATGGGAGTAGCATTTCACTCGACAGCATAAAGAATGGTACCATCACAACCAGTGGCGGGGTTACAGCGAAAGTCAATAATGGTACCCTTCAATATATAGGACATACTAATGAACTGACTTTCAATAAAGTGAGCACACCGAAAGGAAGACAATTTACTGTCCAGCTGCCAGATGGTTCCCTCGCACTATTGAATAGTGCCAGTTCAATTCGATATCCAATGACCTTTATAGGCAGTATACGAGACATTGAAATCACTGGTGAGGTATATTTTGACGTTAAGCAAAATGCGAAGCAGCCTTTCATTGTAAATACTGACCGTGGACTACGTATAGAGGTACTCGGAACTAAATTTAATATCAACAGCTACAACAATGAGCCTGTAATAAAAACAACCTTAATAGACGGCAAAGTCAGATTGACCACCGGCGCGCAAAACAGCAATGCAACTCTGCTACCAGGACAGCAGGCACAATACAATCAACCAGGTGATGCAGGGGCAAAAATTTCAATACAACAGCTTGATCAGCCAGGACTTGACCGCGTTCTTGCTTGGAAGAACGGATTATTCATATTCAACAATGATAAGCTACCCGACATTATGAGACAGTTGGAAAGATGGTATGATATATCGGTAATCTATGGCCAGCATATCCCTGTTAGAACTTTCTCCGGTAAAATATATCGGGACGTTCCGTTATCAGAACTTTTAGACATATTTCAAGGAATGGGAGTAAAATTTGCCCTTGACGGCAGAACCTTAACAGTAGAAGAGGAATAA